The Vibrio tarriae genome includes the window GCGCAGTTAAAACTGCGACAGTGATAAGAAGCTCCAATAAAGTAAAGCCGCGATGCATTTCCCAAAATCCTTTGCAAACTGTGAGAGGATGATGAATCAACTTGCATAGATGCTAACAGCTATCAACAATGGTGTTGTTTTATAAAGAGAAGTAATGGAAATGATTCGAAAAATTTTCTGCAAGCCAAGCATGAGTCGGCAACAAGGTATGACATTGATCGAATTAATGATCGCCGTGGTGATTGTGGGTGTATTAGCGAGCATCGCCTATCCTGCTTATACCAACTATGTCAAAGAGGGGCATCGTAAGCAGGCGATGGCAGATATGGCCAAAATTCAGCTCTACTTAGAAGAAAAATATAACAATGGTTATACAGCTACGGGCATCGTTGATGCGCAGAAGGTATGTAATGCGTTTTGCAGCGTAAACAGCGACCGCTACAAGATTGTTATCGAAACAACAACGAGCAGCTACACGATTACAGCTACCCCACAATCTAGTAAAGGGCAAAATAGTGATAAATGTGCAGGGAACACCTACACATCCCTCACATTAAATGAGAAAGGGGTCACATCACCGAGTACGTGCTGGAAATAGCAACCCGGTTCATTTCGCTTTGCCTGAAACAAGAAAAGACCAGCTTGCTGGTCTTTTCTCTAAG containing:
- a CDS encoding type IV pilin protein, with amino-acid sequence MEMIRKIFCKPSMSRQQGMTLIELMIAVVIVGVLASIAYPAYTNYVKEGHRKQAMADMAKIQLYLEEKYNNGYTATGIVDAQKVCNAFCSVNSDRYKIVIETTTSSYTITATPQSSKGQNSDKCAGNTYTSLTLNEKGVTSPSTCWK